Below is a window of Pseudobdellovibrionaceae bacterium DNA.
CTTGAGTTGCGGCCCACGCCGCGCCGTCGTGAAAGGCCTTCGCGTCCTGACCGAGGTATTCCGCCAAGAACATCCCCACCGGCGACAGCACCGAAAAGCGTCCGCCGACGTCCAGGGGCACTTCAACCTGGCGCACGCCCTTCGCTTGCGCCCAGTTCATGAGGGGGCTCGCTTTGGACTCGGTCACGACGAGCGCACGGTCGGTCCAACGGGGATCGAGGGTCGCGAGTTGATCGTGCACGTACTGAAGGCCCGAGAGGGTTTCGAGGGTCGTTCCGGATTTCGAAACGAACACGAACGCGGCGTCGCTCCAGGTTTTGGCGTCGCCGAGGGACTTTTTCACGAAGTGGGGATCCGGATTGTCGATGATCGTCACTTGGCCCGGTTGCGCGAAAACGTCGGCCAGAAACTGCGGTCCGAGCGAGCTCCCGCCGATGCCGAAGAAGAAAAGCCGCTTCGACATCTTTTGCAGACGCTGCGCCTCGGCCCGGCACGACTCGCGAAGGGCGGCGCGGGCGGGAAGCTGCGTGAATCCCAAATCCGCGCGCTTCAGCACGGTCCGCAAATGTTGGGTGGCTTGTTCGAGGGCGGGAGCGGAAACTTCGGAGGGACGCGACAGGATTTTGATCATGGCAGAGAACCTAGGCGGACTCTTCCCGCCCGTACACTCTTGGCGCGGCCTATTATCGTTGTCCTCCGCGGAATTTCAGGCTGAGATGTCGGAAACGGAGGACCCACGGATGAAAAGCCTCATTGTTTCTTTGCTCACGCTGGCCGCGTTTCCCGCTTCAGCCCATATCCTGAGCTGCGCGTACACCATTTACGGCGCCCCTTTTTCCACGGTCGAAATCCAGTTCGATGAGGCGGGTCAGGCCCTGTCCCCGGCGACGATCATCGTCTCGGGAAAAGCGCATACCGAATCCGTCACTCTCGAGCCCAACGGCCCCGGCGAAAGTCTGCATCTGTGGCTGTCGAAGGAAAGCTCCCAGAACGACGTCGAGCTGATCGTTTACGAAACGCGCCAAGCCCAGGGCGACTCGAAGATGATCAACCACCACATCCCCATCGGCAAAGAGATGTGGGGCGACTGCACGACGCGCGAATAGCGGTTACGAAACGCCCGCTCCGGAGCGTGAAGGACGTTCGTAAAGCT
It encodes the following:
- a CDS encoding glucose-6-phosphate isomerase, encoding MIKILSRPSEVSAPALEQATQHLRTVLKRADLGFTQLPARAALRESCRAEAQRLQKMSKRLFFFGIGGSSLGPQFLADVFAQPGQVTIIDNPDPHFVKKSLGDAKTWSDAAFVFVSKSGTTLETLSGLQYVHDQLATLDPRWTDRALVVTESKASPLMNWAQAKGVRQVEVPLDVGGRFSVLSPVGMFLAEYLGQDAKAFHDGAAWAATQDKLVAELTAQSLASWKREEWITQFWTYSSSIRNLAAWIVQLWAESLGKAKDRQGKTPARASSPVAALGANDQHSILQQVMEGPRDKWVVLHRVADFGGDIQLAASPVIPELAEIGGKKLGEILNVEARATAEALRRQGVSVLELELQDLKPQTIGAVLQTWMLVVASLGEALDINAFDQPGVELGKRLAKGILKNGVLPEL